Proteins from one Gallus gallus isolate bGalGal1 chromosome 15, bGalGal1.mat.broiler.GRCg7b, whole genome shotgun sequence genomic window:
- the GCN1 gene encoding eIF-2-alpha kinase activator GCN1 isoform X2, with product MAADTQISDTLKRFAVKVTTASVKERREILSELGKCISGKDLPEGAVKGLCKLFCLTLHRYRDAASRRALQLALQQLAESQPDATAKNLLQSLQSSGISGKAGAPSKSSGSAALLALSWTCLLVRTVFPTPDKRQGETWKKLVEVQCLLLLEVLGGSHKQAVVGAVKKLNRLWKENQDLVDQYLSAILGLEPNQSYAAMLGLVVQFCTAQKETDIIKRHKSALLDFYVKTILMSKTKPQKHVLDSCSPLLRYISHAEFKDLLLPTLQKSLLRSPENVIETISCLLLSVNLDLSQYALDIVKGLAGHLKSNSVQLMDEAVVALKNLARQCSDPSAVESLSRHLFAILGGSEGKLTVVAQKMSVLSGIGSLSHHVVSGSSSQALAGTVAELFIPFLQQEVHEGTLVHAVSVLALWCVRFTTEVPKKMVEWLKKAFGLKTSTSAVRHAYLQCMLASFKGDTLLQAMDLLPMLIQTVEKAASQSTQIPMVTEGVAAALLICRMSVIEGQTESKLSGFWQLILDEKKQIFTSEKFLQSASEEAMCTVLQLTERLLLDHAQRLPESKIQQYHRALVAVLLSRTWHVRRQAHQTVRKLLSSLGGYKLAYGLLEELKVVLSSHKVMPQEVLVMESGELSEQGKTYIPPRVLHEALCVISSVAGLDVDSFETEKLALEMLLVSHHPSLVAIQPGLWPALLVKMKIDPKDFITKHLNDILPRLTAYSPDNQSSMNAVGSLSLLSPGRVLPQLISTISASMQNPALCQVTREEFAIMKTPEGELYDKSIIQSAQQDSMKKANMKRENKAYSFKEQIIELELKEEIKKKKGIKDEVQLTSKQKELMHAQLEKESQIRKRLKELDNELETALGLLDTVIKRKPPGLTQYIPSLVGSFLPLFRSPLAAPRIKDPFLSLASCVMPARLKTFGTLVSHVTLRLMKPECELDESWCQEELPTALNRVVSLLHAHTIPSRTGKGEAGAAPLSAPAFSLVFPLLKTAMTETSHDSEDKEEFLVKILQILTVHAQLRSSTNGQALLVDENGPELLPRRDMLLLLTRVIATGSPRLQVLASNALTSVCTSSSGEDGCAYAEQEEIDVLLQALQSPCMNVRDAALRGLMELQMVLPTPDSDEKNGLNLLRRLWVVKFDVEDEIQKLAERLWESMGLELQPDLCSLLIKDVIYHEEAVRQAGAEALSKAVAQYQNQAAEVMNKLTEIYQEKLYRPPPVLDALGRVISESPPDQWEARCGIALALNKLSEHLDSSQVKPLFQFFVPDALNDRNPEVRKCMLDAALSTLNTHGKDNVNSLLPVFEEFLKNAPNDASYDAVRQSVVILMGSLAKHLDKSDPKVKPIVGKLIAALSTPSQQVQESVASCLPPLVPAIKEDAGGMIQKLMQLLLESDKYAERKGAAYGLAGLVKGLGILSLKQQEMMTTLTDAIQDKKNFRRREGALFAFEMLCSMLGKLFEPYVVHVLPHLLLCFGDGNQYVREAADDCAKAVMSNLSTHGVKLVLPSLLAALEEESWRTKAGSVELLGAMAYCAPKQLSSCLPNIVPKLTEVLTDSHVKVQNAGQQALRQIGSVIRNPEILAIAPVLLDALTDPSRKTQKCLQTLLDTKFVHFIDAPSLALIMPIVQRAFQDRSTDTRKMAAQIIGNMYSLTDQKDLAPYLPSVTPGLKASLLDPVPEVRTVSAKALGAMVKGMGESCFEDLLPWLMETLTYEQSSVDRSGAAQGLAEVMAGLGVEKLEKLMPEIVATASKVDIAPHVRDGYIMMFNYLPITFGDKFIPYVGPIIPCILKALADENEFVRDTALRAGQRIISMYAETAIALLLPQLEDGLFDDLWRIRFSSVQLLGDLLFHISGVTGKMTTETASEDDNFGTAQSNKAIINALGVERRNRVLAGLYMGRSDTQLVVRQASLHVWKIVVSNTPRTLREILPTLFGLLLKFLASTCADKRTVAARTLGDLVRKLGEKILPEIIPILEDGLRSDKNDERQGVCIGLSEIMKSTSRDAVLVFSESLVPTVRKALCDPLEEVREAAAKTFEQLHSTIGHQALEDILPFLLKQLDNEETSDFAVDGLKQVMAVKSRVVLPYLVPKLTTPPVNTRVLAFLSSVAGDALTRHLSVILPAMMSALKEKLGTSEEQLEMANCQSVILSVEDDVGQRIITEDLLEATRSPDVGMRQAAAIILNIYCSKTKADYTGHLKNLVSGLIRLFNDTNPVVLNESWDALNSITKKLDAGNQLALIEDLHKDIRVVGNEAKGEHVPGFCIPKKGVTSILLVLREGVLTGNPEQKEEAAKALGLVIKLTSAEALKPSVVSITGPLIRILGDRFSWNVKVALLETLSLLLAKVEIALKPFLPQLQTTFTKALQDSNRAVRLKAADALGKLIVIHVKVDPLFTELLNGIRSSDDSAIRDTMLQALRFVTRGAGAKVDATIRKNISTVLLGMLGHDEDATRMASAGCLAELCAFLSEEELNTVLHQHLLDISGIDWMVRHGRSLALSVAVNVAPYRLCSPKYYNSVLEMILSNATADRIPIAVSGIRGMGFLMKYHMEEGGNLPPKLSNLFIKCLQNSSSDIKLVAEKMIWWANKNHLPALDPQTIKPILKALLDNTKDKNTSVRAYSDQAIVNLLKMRVGEQVLESVSKILDAASLELLNESCRRSLKKLAGQADSDEQIDDTILT from the exons ATGGCGGCCGACACGCAG ATATCTGACACACTGAAGCGGTTTGCAGTGAAGGTAACTACAGCCAGCGTGAAGGAGCGGAGGGAGATCCTCAGTGAGCtgggaaaatgcatttctgggAAAG ATCTTCCCGAGGGTGCAGTGAAAGGCCTTTGCAAACTCTTCTGCCTTACTCTGCACCGATACCG CGACGCGGCGTCGCGCAGAGCCCTGCAGTTGGCGCTTCAGCAGCTCGCGGAGTCCCAGCCAGATGCAACAGCAAAAAACCTTCTGCAGTCACTTCAGTCTTCGGGGATCAGTGGCAAGGCTGGAGCTCCCAG TAAGAGCAGTGgatctgcagccctgctggcactcTCCTGGACATGCCTGCTGGTACGGACAGTCTTTCCAACACCTGACAAGAGACAGGGAGAAACCTGGAAAAAACTG GTGGAGGTTCAATGTTTACTTCTTTTGGAAGTCTTGGGAGGCTCTCATAAGCAGGCAGTGGTTGGAGCAGTGAAGAAACTGAACCGACTTTGGAAAGAG AACCAAGATCTGGTGGATCAGTACCTATCTGCCATTCTTGGTCTTGAACCAAACCAGAGCTATGCTGCAATGCTGGGACTTGTGGTGCAGTTTTGCACAGCTCAGAAAGAGACTGATATTATTAAACGCCACAAG AGTGCTCTTCTGGATTTCTACGTGAAGACCATCCTGATGAGCAAGACAAAGCCTCAGAAGCATGTGCTG GACAGCTGCTCTCCACTTCTTCGATATATCTCTCACGCTGAATTCAAAGACTTACTGTTGCCAACTCTGCAGAAATCCTTGCTACGGAGCCCTGAGAATGTAATTGAAA cAATCTCTTGCTTGCTCTTGTCTGTTAACCTGGATCTTAGCCAGTATGCTCTGGACATTGTGAAAGGACTGGCTG GTCACCTGAAATCCAACAGTGTGCAGCTCATGGATGAAGCAGTTGTCGCATTAAAGAATTTGGCTCGACAGTGTAGTGATCCTTCAGCCGTGGAATCCCTGAGCAGACACCTTTTTGCCATCTTAGGGG GCTCAGAGGGGAAGCTGACAGTTGTTGCGCAGAAGATGAGCGTCCTTTCAG GGATTGGCAGCCTTAGTCACCATGTGGTTTCTGGATCATCTAGCCAAGCTCTGGCTGGAACCGTGGCTGAGCTTTTCATCCCTTTTCTGCAGCAAGAAG TCCATGAAGGCACGTTGGTTCATGCAGTCTCTGTCCTGGCTCTGTGGTGCGTTCGCTTCACCACTGAAGTCCCTAAGAAGATGGTGGAATGGCTAAAGAAAGCATTTGGCCTTAAAACCTCTACTTCAGCTGTGAGGCATGCCTACCTGCAGTGCATGCTAGCCTCTTTCAAAG GTGACACGTTATTACAGGCAATGGACTTGCTACCGATGCTGATCCAGACAGTAGAAAAAGCAGCATCTCAAAGTACTCAGATTCCCATGGTAACAGAAGGGGTTGCTGCAGCTTTGTTGATCTGCAGGATGTCTGTAATTGAGGGACAAACTG AGTCTAAGCTGAGTGGCTTCTGGCAGCTGATCCtagatgagaaaaaacaaatttttacCTCTGAGAAGTTCTTGCAGTCTGCTTCAGAGGAAG caatgtgcactgtgctgcagctgacagagcGCCTCCTCTTGGACCATGCACAGCGGCTCCCCGAGAGTAAAATCCA GCAGTATCACCGTGCCCttgttgcagtgctgctgagtcGGACCTGGCACGTTCGAAGACAGGCCCATCAGACAGTTAGGAAGCTTTTGTCCTCTCTGGGAGGGTACAAACTGGCCTACGGGCTCTTAGAGGAGCTAAAAGTGGTTCTCAGCTCTCATAAG GTTATGCCTCAAGAAGTCCTGGTGATGGAGTCAGGTGAGCTGTCAGAACAAGGGAAGACTTATATTCCTCCCCGTGTCCTTCATGAGGCACTGTGTGTCATCTCAAGTGTAGCTGGGCTGGATGTGGATTCCTTTGAGACAGAAAAGCTGGCTCTGGAGATGCTGCTGGTGAGCCATCATCCATCTCTGG TGGCAATACAGCCAGGTCTTTGGCCAGCCCTCCTTGTCAAGATGAAGATAGATCCCAAAGACTTTATTACTAAACACCTGAATGACATATTACCCAGACTCACTGCCTACTCTCCAGACAACCAG TCATCTATGAATGCAGTGGgatctctctctctgctctcaccTGGTAGAGTGCTCCCACAGCTCATCAGCACCATCTCAGCATCAATGCAGAATCCAGCTCTGTGCCAGGTTACTCGAGAGGAATTTGCCATCATGAAGACACCGGAGGGAGAACTGTATGATAAGTCTATAATACAGAG TGCTCAACAGGATAGTATGAAAAAGGCTAACATGAAGAGGGAGAATAAAGCCTACTCCTTCAAGGAACAAATCATTGAGCTGGAGCTGAAGGAG GagataaagaagaagaaagggataAAGGATGAGGTGCAGCTGACTAGCAAGCAGAAAGAGCTGATGCATGCACAGCTGGAAAAGGAATCTCAGATAAGAAAACGACTCAAGGAG CTTGATAATGAACTGGAAACAGCCTTGGGACTGCTGGACACTGTTATCAAGAGAAAACCTCCTGGTCTAACTCAGTACATCCCTAGTCTTGTTGGTTCCTTTTTGCCACTTTTCAGATCGCCTTTGGCTGCTCCAAGAATTAAGgatccttttctttccttagctTCCTGTGTCATGCCTGCTCGACTTAAAACCTTTG GTACTTTAGTGAGCCACGTGACCTTGCGCCTGATGAAACCAGAATGTGAGTTAGATGAATCGTGGTGTCAAGAAGAGCTTCCTACTGCTCTCAACAGAGTAGTAAGCTTGCTGCATGCCCACACCATTCCTAGCCGAACTGGCAAAGGAGAGGCAG GTGCTGCCCCATTATCAGCTCCAGCATTTTCCCTAGTCTTTCCTCTCCTAAAGACGGCTATGACTGAGACATCCCATGACAGTGAAGATAAGGAGGAATTCCTGGTCAAGATTCTGCAGATCCTTACAGTTCATGCTCAGCTGAGATCATCCACAAACGGCCAGGCTTTGCTGGTGGATGAG AATGGCCCGGAGTTGCTGCCCCGACGGGacatgctgcttctgctgacCCGAGTGATAGCAACAGGCTCTCCACGGTTACAG GTCTTGGCTTCCAATGCACTGACCTCTGTGTGCACAAGTAGCAGTGGAGAGGATGGATGTGCCTATGCAGAACAAGAGGAGATTGATGTGTTACTTCAGGCCCTGCAGTCTCCATGCATGAATGTTCGAGATGCAGCTCTCAGG GGACTGATGGAGCTACAGATGGTTCTACCAACCCCAGACAGCGATGAAAAGAATGGATTAAATCTGTTGCGTCGCCTTTGGGTAGTAAAGTTTGATGTGGAAGATGAGATTCAGAAGCTGGCAGAGAG gttGTGGGAGTCCATGGGTCTGGAACTACAGCCTGACCTCTGTTCTCTGCTGATCAAGGATGTCATCTACCATGAAGAGGCAGTGCGACAAGCAGGTGCCGAAGCTCTTTCCAAAGCTGTAGCTCAGTATCAGAACCAGGCAGCAGAGGTTATGAATAAACTTACAGAGATTTACCAGGAGAAGCTCTAT AGGCCACCTCCAGTTTTGGATGCTTTGGGACGAGTGATATCTGAATCACCACCTGACCAGTGGGAAGCAAG GTGTGGCATTGCTTTGGCCCTTAACAAGCTCTCAGAGCATCTGGACAGTTCTCAGGTGAAGCCACTCTTTCAGTTTTTTGTACCAGATGCTCTGAATGATCGCAATCCTGAAGTCAGGAAGTGCATGTTAGATGCAGCTCTTTCAACGCTCAACACTCATGGCAAA gacaATGTTAACTCTCTCTTGCCAGTGTTCGAAGAGTTCCTGAAAAATGCTCCTAATGATGCCAGTTATGATGCTGTCAGGCAGAGTGTGGTCATTCTGATGGGCTCACTGGCAAAACATCTGGACAAAAGTGACCCTAAAGTGAAACCAATTGTTGGCAAACTGATTGCAGCCTTGTCCACACCATCTCAGCAG GTTCAAGAGTCAGTGGCAAGCTGTCTTCCACCACTGGTGCCTGCAATTAAGGAGGATGCAGGAGGAATGATACAGAAGCTAATGCAGCTGCTTTTAGAATCTGATAAATATGCCGAGCGCAAAGGTGCAGCTTATGGACTGGCAGGTCTGGTGAAAGGCCTTGGCATCCTTTCTCTCAAGCAGCAGGAGATGATGACCACACTGACTGATGCTATCCAAGACAAGAAGAACTTTCGTCGGCGGGAGG ggGCTCTATTTGCCTTTGAGATGCTCTGCAGCATGCTTGGAAAGCTCTTTGAGCCCTATGTGGTTCATGTGCTACCTCacttgttgctttgttttggagaTGGGAACCAGTATGTGCGAGAG GCTGCAGATGACTGTGCCAAAGCAGTGATGAGCAACTTGAGTACTCATGGAGTGAAGCTGGTTTTGCCATCGCTTCTTGCTGCACTAGAAGAGGAATCTTGGAGAACCAAAGCTG GGTCAGTGGAACTGCTGGGAGCTATGGCATACTGTGCTCCCAAAcagctctcctcctgcttaCCCAATATTGTGCCAAAACTTACTGAAGTGCTCACAGATTCTCATGTGAAGGTGCAGAATGCAGGTCAGCAAGCTCTCAGGCAGATTGGGTCCGTCATCAGAAATCCAGAGATCCTTG CAATTGCTCCAGTTTTGTTGGATGCTCTCACTGACCCCTCCAGGAAGACCCAAAAGTGTCTGCAGACTCTACTGGATACCAAATTTGTCCACTTCATTGATGCTCCATCCTTAGCACTTATTATGCCAATTGTTCAGAGAGCTTTTCAGGATCGTTCCACAGATACCAGGAAAATGGCTGCCCAGATTATTGGGAACATGTACTCCTTGACTGATCAGAAG GATCTGGCTCCTTACCTACCCAGTGTGACTCCTGGACTGAAGGCATCCCTGCTGGATCCTGTACCTGAA GTGCGTACAGTATCTGCAAAGGCACTGGGAGCCATGGTGAAGGGCATGGGAGAATCATGCTTTGAGGATTTGTTGCCATGGCTGATGGAGACACTGACATACGAGCAAAGCTCAGTGGACCGATCTGGTGCAGCTCAAG gtCTGGCTGAAGTTATGGCTGGTTTAGGGGTGGAGAAGCTGGAGAAACTTATGCCAGAGATTGTAGCTACTGCCAGTAAGGTGGATATTGCTCCACATGTACGAGATGGTTATATAATGATGTTTAACTACCTGCCAATTACTTTTGGAGACAAGTTCATTCCGTATGTTGGTCCCATCATCCCTTGTATCCTTAAG GCACTGGCAGATGAGAATGAGTTTGTGCGGGACACTGCCCTGCGTGCTGGCCAGAGGATCATAAGTATGTATGCAGAGACAGCCATTGCACTGCTTCTGCCACAGCTTGAGGATGGCCTGTTTGATGACCTGTGGAGGATAAG GTTTAGCTCAGTTCAgctccttggagatcttttaTTCCATATCTCAGGAGTCACTGGAAAAATGACCACAGAAACTGCCTCAGAAGATGACAACTTTGGAACAGCCCAGTCAAACAAG GCTATTATTAATGCTCTTGGGGTGGAGAGGAGGAACAGGGTGCTGGCAGGGCTGTACATGGGCCGCTCTGACACCCAGCTGGTAGTGCGTCAAGCTTCGTTACACGTTTGGAAGATTGTAGTTTCAAACACTCCTCGCACGCTGCGTGAAATTTTGCCAACACTCTTTGGGCTTCTGCTGAAATTCTTGGCCAGTACTTGTGCAGATAAGCGAACG GTTGCAGCACGGACATTAGGAGACCTTGTCCGAAAGTTAGGAGAGAAGATCCTTCCTGAAATCATTCCCATTCTGGAAGATGGCCTAAGGTCAGATAAGAATGATGAAAGGCAAGGAGTCTGCATTGGGCTGAGTGAGATAATGAAGTCTACCAGTAGAGATGCG GTACTGGTTTTCTCTGAGTCCCTAGTGCCTACAGTGAGAAAAGCATTGTGTGACCCTCTGGAAGAAGTGAGAGAGGCTGCAGCTAAAACATTTGAACAGTTGCACTCAACAATTGGGCATCAGGCTCTTGAAGATATCCTTCCGTTTTTGTTGAAGCAGCTG gATAATGAAGAAACATCTGACTTTGCTGTGGATGGTCTTAAACAAGTTATGGCTGTCAAGAGCCGTGTGGTACTGCCTTATTTGGTGCCAAAG cTGACTACTCCCCCTGTGAACACCCGTGTGCTAGCTTTCCTCTCATCAGTGGCAGGGGATGCTCTGACAAGGCACTTGAGTGTCATCCTGCCTGCTATGATGTCTGCACTGAAAGAGAAGCTGGGGACTAGTGAAGAGCAACTG GAAATGGCAAATTGCCAGTCTGTAATCCTTTCTGTGGAAGATGATGTTGGACAAAGAATTATAACTGAGGATTTACTAGAAGCTACCCGCAGCCCTGACGTGGGAATGAGACAAGCAGCAGCTATCATTCTGAATATCTACTGCTCCAAGACAAAAGCAGACTACACTGGTCATCTCAAGAACTTGGTTTCAGGCCTGATACGTTTATTTAATGATACCAATCCTGTAGTTTTGAATGAAAGCTGGGATGCACTTAATTCCATCACCAAG AAATTAGATGCTGGGAACCAGCTTGCTCTCATTGAGGACCTACACAAGGACATCCGGGTTGTAGGGAATGAGGCCAAAGGCGAGCATGTGCCAGGATTTTGTATTCCTAAGAAG GGAGTGACTTCTATACTTCTGGTGCTGCGTGAAGGTGTTCTAACTGGTAATCCAGAGCAAAAGGAGGAAGCAGCAAAGGCCTTGGGGCTGGTTATTAAGCTGACTTCTGCGGAAGCTCTTAAACCATCTGTAGTGAGCATTACTGGGCCACTTATTCGTATCTTGGGAGATCGGTTCAGCTGGAATGTCAAAGTGGCTCTGCTTGAAACACTAAGCCTTCTTTTAGCCAAG GTTGAGATTGCCCTGAAACCATTTTTGCCTCAACTGCAAACAACCTTCACCAAAGCTCTGCAAGATTCAAACCGTGCTGTTCGCCTTAAAGCTGCTGATGCTCTTGGTAAACTTATTGTTATCCATGTAAAAGTGGATCCTCTTTTTACTGAGCTGCTGAATGGAATTCGTTCCAGTGATGACTCTGCCATCAG GGACACGATGCTGCAAGCACTGCGGTTTGTAACACGAGGAGCTGGTGCAAAAGTAGATGCCACAATTAGGAAGAACATCAGCACAGTGCTTCTTGGGATGCTGGGACACGATGAG GATGCCACCCGCATGGCTTCAGCTGGCTGCTTAGCAGAACTGTGTGCATTTCTGTCAGAAGAGGAGCTTAATACTGTTCTCCACCAGCACTTACTGG ACATCTCTGGAATTGACTGGATGGTGAGACATGGACGAAGCCTGGCCCTCTCAGTGGCTGTGAATGTTGCTCCTTATAGGCTGTGTTCCCCCAAGTACTATAACAGTGTTCTGGAGATGATCCTCAGCAATGCCACTGCTGACAGG ATACCCATTGCAGTTAGTGGCATCAGAGGGATGGGCTTTCTTATGAAATACCACATGGAAGAAGGAGGGAACCTGCCTCCAAAGCTTTCCAACCTCTTTATTAAG TGTCTCCAGAACTCATCCAGTGACATAAAGTTAGTTGCAGAAAAAATGATCTGGTGGGCAAATAAAAACCATCTTCCTGCACTGGATCCTCAGACAATTAAACCAATTCTCAAAGCGCTTCTGGAcaacacaaaagacaaaaacaccAGTGTAAGAGCTTACAGCGACCAAGCCATTGTTAATCTTCTGAAGATGAGAGTGGGTGAACAAGTGCTTGAG